The following proteins are encoded in a genomic region of uncultured Ilyobacter sp.:
- a CDS encoding HAD hydrolase-like protein, with translation MKKFDLVIFDLDGTLTDSRVGITKSVSYALDKMGIKPPSLKELEHFIGPPLMDTFMGHYKFSKSDSEKAVNLFRERYSEKGLYENIPFHNINTLLSSLKKSGIKLAVATSKPQHFSEKILDHFLLSQYFNEIIGSSLDNSFSHKNEIIAETLKRFPGISKEKTVMVGDRKFDIEGARENGIFSIGVKYGFADPGEIDAACPQFQADNVEDLFKILL, from the coding sequence ATGAAAAAATTTGACCTGGTTATTTTTGACCTTGATGGCACTCTCACTGATTCCCGAGTGGGGATAACAAAATCGGTGAGTTACGCCCTTGATAAGATGGGGATAAAACCTCCATCTTTAAAGGAACTTGAACATTTTATAGGGCCTCCCCTAATGGACACATTTATGGGGCATTATAAATTTTCCAAAAGTGATTCAGAAAAGGCGGTAAATCTCTTCAGAGAAAGATATTCTGAAAAAGGCCTCTATGAAAATATTCCTTTTCACAATATAAACACTCTTTTGTCTAGTCTAAAAAAATCTGGGATAAAACTTGCAGTGGCTACATCTAAGCCCCAGCATTTTTCTGAAAAGATACTAGATCATTTTCTTCTGAGCCAGTATTTCAATGAGATAATAGGAAGCAGTCTAGACAACAGCTTTTCCCATAAAAATGAAATAATAGCTGAAACCTTGAAAAGATTTCCTGGGATTTCAAAGGAAAAAACTGTTATGGTAGGAGACAGAAAATTTGATATCGAGGGAGCCAGAGAAAACGGCATATTCTCTATAGGGGTAAAATACGGTTTTGCAGACCCTGGAGAGATAGATGCTGCCTGTCCTCAGTTTCAGGCAGATAATGTAGAAGATCTTTTTAAGATATTATTGTAG
- a CDS encoding DUF4250 domain-containing protein — translation MEIKNMKSMDPNLLLSIVNMKLRDEFENLDDLLRYYNLKESDLTDKIKEIGYHYCEETNQFIGC, via the coding sequence ATGGAAATCAAAAATATGAAATCAATGGATCCAAATCTTCTGTTAAGTATTGTAAATATGAAACTTCGAGACGAGTTTGAGAATCTTGATGACCTGCTGAGGTATTATAATCTAAAAGAGAGTGATCTCACTGACAAAATAAAAGAGATCGGCTATCATTATTGTGAAGAAACCAATCAGTTTATAGGATGTTAA
- a CDS encoding MATE family efflux transporter: MEKIKRLGEEKINKLLIEFSLPAIISSLVFALYNVVDRMFIGKCLGPYAMAGISITFPIFTIYIAVGMLVGHGGGSIVSLRLGQGRKEEADRVLGNVFTLYGVFSIILMTLGYLLMDRLMIIFGATENTIIYAKDYLYIINFLVLFDFVAMGVNNLLRSEGNPKFSMIIMIVGALTNVFLDFIFIFVLDYGIKGAAMATAIANIVGSIMVLYHFIYSDRSNIKLKLKYLKPDFKIIKEIFSIGISPFTLQLANSLVAVFANRALLIYGGDMAVGAMGAINSVFMFLMMTLSGIIQGAQPLLGYNYGAQKYDRVKKILNMALLYGMIISLVLTASIMITPEFFINLFNNGNHELLEIGKKGIRIFMALVVFNAIYVVGANYFQAVGQANKSLFLNIFKQIGLFIPFIIILPKYFGLNGIWFAAPVSDIIIFIITGIFLLKNNKKLKKLSVQYA; encoded by the coding sequence TTGGAAAAAATAAAAAGATTAGGTGAAGAAAAAATAAATAAACTTTTGATAGAATTTTCTCTGCCTGCAATAATCTCTAGTCTTGTGTTTGCACTGTACAATGTAGTGGACAGAATGTTTATCGGGAAGTGTCTCGGCCCCTATGCCATGGCGGGGATCAGTATTACCTTTCCTATATTTACAATCTATATAGCTGTGGGAATGCTAGTAGGCCACGGAGGAGGAAGCATAGTCTCTCTAAGGCTTGGGCAGGGAAGAAAAGAGGAAGCCGATCGTGTACTGGGAAACGTGTTTACGCTATACGGGGTATTTAGTATTATTCTCATGACTTTGGGTTATCTGCTTATGGACCGACTTATGATAATATTTGGAGCCACTGAAAATACCATTATATACGCAAAAGACTATCTCTATATCATAAACTTTTTGGTTTTATTTGATTTTGTAGCCATGGGGGTAAATAATCTTCTGAGGTCAGAAGGGAATCCAAAGTTCTCGATGATAATAATGATTGTAGGGGCTTTGACTAATGTGTTTTTAGATTTTATATTTATATTTGTCCTTGACTACGGGATAAAGGGAGCTGCCATGGCAACTGCCATTGCAAATATAGTGGGATCGATAATGGTCTTATACCATTTTATATACAGCGACAGAAGTAATATAAAGCTAAAACTAAAATATCTAAAACCTGATTTTAAAATAATAAAAGAGATCTTCTCGATCGGGATATCTCCATTTACCCTTCAGCTTGCCAATAGCTTGGTGGCGGTATTTGCCAACAGGGCTCTATTGATTTATGGGGGAGATATGGCTGTAGGAGCTATGGGAGCAATAAACAGCGTATTTATGTTTCTTATGATGACTCTTTCTGGAATAATCCAGGGAGCACAGCCGCTATTGGGCTATAACTATGGTGCTCAAAAATATGACAGAGTAAAAAAAATACTTAATATGGCTCTTTTATATGGTATGATCATCTCACTTGTTTTGACAGCGTCCATCATGATAACACCAGAATTTTTTATAAATCTTTTTAACAATGGGAATCACGAGCTTTTGGAAATAGGGAAAAAGGGAATAAGAATTTTTATGGCCTTAGTTGTATTTAACGCCATTTATGTTGTAGGTGCCAATTACTTTCAGGCTGTGGGTCAGGCGAATAAATCATTGTTTTTGAATATCTTCAAACAGATAGGTTTGTTTATTCCTTTTATTATCATCCTGCCAAAATATTTTGGTCTGAACGGTATTTGGTTTGCTGCTCCAGTGAGCGATATTATCATATTTATTATCACAGGAATATTTTTGCTGAAAAATAATAAAAAACTGAAAAAACTATCGGTTCAATATGCTTAG
- a CDS encoding ABC transporter substrate-binding protein → MKFKIAVIWMLLAINVFAYEVMEGSKPRKLEKSYQRIISIYPAHTEVILDLGGKSKLVGTVKEKGISERTEGIKGFSYNDSLEKYLSVRPDLVIIRPMYRDKNKNLFKRLESMGITVVSLQPVSYNDLERYWVDIGRLIGRENAGKEYVEKYRKGLESIGVQDKKRKKVFFEARMQNGLYTASKESIAHFIIEKAGGDILTGNEQPLRKGTSTLTHVNMEYLISKGSAIDTYLVQQGKMNSRTRDDIKKTPGYSSIKAVKTGNIYLIDEGTLSRPTIKILDAMKEIKKILSEQS, encoded by the coding sequence ATGAAATTTAAAATAGCTGTGATCTGGATGCTTTTAGCAATAAATGTTTTTGCATATGAGGTCATGGAGGGCAGTAAGCCTAGAAAACTAGAAAAAAGTTATCAGAGGATAATATCTATCTATCCTGCTCATACAGAGGTTATTTTGGATCTGGGCGGCAAGAGCAAACTTGTAGGGACAGTAAAAGAAAAGGGAATATCAGAAAGAACCGAGGGGATTAAAGGGTTCTCCTACAACGATTCCCTGGAAAAATATCTTTCTGTAAGACCTGACCTTGTCATTATAAGGCCTATGTATAGAGACAAGAACAAAAATTTATTTAAGAGGCTTGAATCTATGGGAATAACAGTGGTGTCACTTCAGCCTGTCAGCTATAACGACCTAGAGAGGTACTGGGTGGATATAGGTCGTCTCATAGGGAGAGAAAATGCCGGGAAAGAGTATGTGGAGAAGTATCGTAAGGGCCTCGAGAGTATAGGGGTTCAAGATAAAAAAAGAAAAAAAGTTTTTTTTGAAGCCAGGATGCAAAACGGACTTTATACTGCATCAAAAGAGTCCATAGCACATTTTATAATAGAAAAAGCCGGGGGAGATATTCTTACTGGTAATGAACAACCCCTCAGAAAGGGGACTTCTACACTCACCCATGTAAATATGGAGTACCTGATATCCAAAGGTTCTGCTATAGACACCTACTTGGTTCAGCAGGGGAAGATGAACTCTAGAACCAGAGACGACATAAAGAAAACACCGGGTTATTCCTCTATAAAGGCTGTAAAAACTGGAAATATCTATCTGATCGATGAAGGTACTCTTTCTAGGCCTACCATAAAAATACTAGACGCAATGAAAGAGATAAAAAAAATACTGTCAGAGCAGTCATAA
- a CDS encoding HD domain-containing protein — MEVNEIQKLMISYFGKDVRRINHALKVYCFAKSIGESENLDSEKQKILEISAILHDIGIKISEEKYNSSAGKYQELEGPDVARKLIKDIDLSEKIKERICYLIGNHHSYDKIDGLDFQILVEADFLVNIYEDNMSSETAATVKKKYFETKTGIEYISSLYGV; from the coding sequence ATGGAAGTAAACGAAATTCAAAAACTTATGATCTCATATTTCGGGAAGGATGTAAGAAGGATAAACCATGCCCTGAAAGTCTACTGCTTTGCAAAAAGTATAGGGGAATCAGAAAATTTAGATAGTGAAAAACAGAAAATTCTGGAGATATCAGCTATTCTCCATGACATAGGTATAAAAATTAGTGAAGAAAAATATAACTCCTCAGCGGGAAAGTACCAGGAGTTAGAAGGCCCAGATGTAGCCAGAAAACTCATAAAAGATATAGACTTATCTGAAAAAATAAAGGAAAGGATATGCTATCTCATAGGGAATCATCACAGTTATGACAAGATAGATGGACTTGATTTTCAGATACTTGTAGAGGCTGACTTCCTTGTAAATATATACGAAGATAATATGAGTTCTGAAACTGCTGCTACTGTTAAAAAGAAATATTTTGAGACAAAGACAGGAATAGAATATATCAGCTCACTCTACGGAGTATAA
- a CDS encoding MarR family transcriptional regulator, with translation MKEPLGRTVKFLNIEIRKFLDFHLNEYQLGNGQFAIVIEVSENKGINQDALAQKMGVDKTTIAKTVKKLVENGYIIKEEDENDRRSKKLYTTHKADLIFKKIKKLINLERQVLTHGISQEEIKIFLKVVDCMKSNISEYLEKGGSSDWKK, from the coding sequence ATGAAAGAACCTTTGGGAAGAACTGTAAAATTTTTAAATATAGAGATAAGAAAATTTTTGGATTTTCATCTAAACGAGTACCAGCTAGGGAATGGTCAGTTTGCAATTGTTATAGAAGTAAGTGAAAACAAAGGAATAAACCAGGATGCTCTGGCTCAAAAGATGGGTGTGGACAAGACAACCATTGCCAAGACTGTAAAAAAACTTGTGGAAAATGGATACATCATAAAAGAGGAAGATGAAAATGATAGGAGATCGAAAAAACTTTACACTACTCATAAGGCAGATCTTATTTTTAAAAAGATTAAGAAACTGATTAATTTAGAGAGGCAGGTATTGACTCATGGGATTTCTCAGGAGGAAATAAAAATATTTTTAAAAGTCGTAGACTGCATGAAATCAAATATTTCGGAATATTTAGAAAAGGGAGGGAGTTCAGATTGGAAAAAATAA
- the rraA gene encoding ribonuclease E activity regulator RraA, translating to MSEKLDTHGTAEICDIHRENIQVFQPMSFKSYGGKTRCSGEIVTVSLYEDNSTLKTLLQTPGNNRIAVAKVSGDFCAVVGDNLCKFAIDNGWGGIIIDGFVRDTNMLKTMPMTVLAKGTYPLRSSKKSQGKIGDTLEIAGVKVDHGSYLYLDEDGIVVTKEKFSDINFVK from the coding sequence ATGTCTGAAAAATTAGATACTCACGGAACAGCAGAAATATGTGATATCCATAGAGAAAATATCCAGGTGTTCCAGCCTATGTCTTTCAAATCTTACGGGGGAAAAACACGTTGCAGCGGTGAGATTGTGACAGTCTCATTATATGAAGACAATTCTACTCTGAAGACATTACTTCAGACTCCAGGAAATAATCGTATTGCAGTGGCGAAGGTCTCAGGGGATTTTTGTGCAGTAGTTGGAGATAATCTTTGTAAATTTGCCATAGACAATGGATGGGGTGGAATAATTATAGATGGTTTTGTGAGAGATACAAATATGCTAAAAACTATGCCAATGACAGTACTGGCAAAGGGAACCTATCCTCTCAGAAGCAGCAAAAAATCCCAAGGCAAAATAGGAGATACACTTGAGATCGCCGGAGTCAAAGTTGATCATGGGTCTTATCTTTACCTAGATGAAGACGGTATCGTAGTTACCAAAGAAAAATTTTCTGATATCAATTTTGTTAAATAG